Proteins co-encoded in one Desulfitobacterium hafniense DCB-2 genomic window:
- a CDS encoding molybdopterin-dependent oxidoreductase, translating into MDLIDRITNAKLSRRSFILASAAATAGLSLTGCGSSLTQATADQAAGKEGKWITAACWHNCGGRCLNKAYVVDGVVIRQKTDDTHPDSPDYPQQRACVRGRSQRQQVFGADRLKYPMKRKNWEPGGGKKELRGRDEWVRISWDEALDSIAGEIKRIKSEQGNRAFFADGGPAAKVLALYGGYVANWGTTSLGSWTYTPGPVGFSSSSGDSINDRLDMRNCDTVIMFNMNPAWSSAGNPVYHFLQVKKAGADFIAIDPFYNDSYGLLEADWIPTRPATDTALMIGVAHTLIVEDDPVKNPLIDWDFLKKYTIGFDADSMPPGTDAKDNFKDYVLGTYDGVPKNAEWAAEISGVAPDRIRYLARAMNKNKKVALLYAWSAGRTQNADNLPQMAMILGAMTGHMGKSGHMCGVSCHSGAANGGDTLVSPGKNGLPTVDNPVKDSINHTEMWRAIVDGKYNFTGNKKFLKGEMRDIDIRLIYHDNNARLQSADGMTKGIEAHRKVDLVVSHGQFLTTNAKYSDFVLPVTTEWEKIGGFLTGNREMLIMYSQITEPLYEAQSDEWIARELAKRLGVDASKAFPIDAKQQFFNQIAGSTVILPDGKTAAPLVTITAEDIAQWGVQGKPQQGQISLKEFQEKGLYQIERKPGDNYGYIAFKDFCDDPEANPRPSASGKFEFYSQVLADTVNAMGYSEIKPIPTHIPPVEGYEATFKDWQGKIKGDYPYQVINPHYLRRSHTVFDNVQWLRETWPNPVYISTQDAKEKGLADGDTVLLTSQHGKTLRTACLTDRFMPGVIGLPHGSWVDMDEKTGIDTGGADNILCGPVSTGQGVSGWNSCVCNMEKYSGASLIADVQKPQRIIL; encoded by the coding sequence ATGGATTTGATCGATCGAATCACCAATGCTAAATTAAGTCGACGCTCCTTCATTTTAGCCAGTGCCGCCGCCACCGCCGGCCTGTCTCTTACCGGCTGCGGCAGCAGCTTAACCCAGGCCACAGCCGATCAAGCCGCCGGCAAAGAAGGCAAATGGATCACCGCCGCCTGCTGGCATAACTGCGGCGGGCGATGTCTTAACAAGGCCTATGTGGTGGATGGGGTGGTCATCCGGCAAAAAACCGACGACACCCACCCGGACAGCCCGGACTATCCGCAACAACGGGCCTGCGTGCGGGGACGCTCCCAACGGCAGCAAGTCTTTGGCGCCGATCGCTTAAAATACCCGATGAAGAGAAAAAACTGGGAACCGGGCGGGGGCAAGAAAGAGCTCCGGGGCCGGGATGAATGGGTGAGAATCTCCTGGGATGAAGCCCTGGACTCCATCGCCGGCGAAATTAAACGCATCAAGTCCGAACAAGGCAATCGTGCTTTCTTTGCCGACGGCGGCCCCGCTGCCAAAGTTCTGGCCCTCTATGGCGGCTATGTAGCCAATTGGGGGACAACTTCACTGGGTTCATGGACTTATACCCCGGGTCCCGTCGGTTTCAGCTCCTCCAGCGGTGACAGCATCAATGACAGGCTGGATATGCGCAATTGTGACACGGTGATTATGTTCAATATGAATCCTGCCTGGAGCTCCGCCGGTAATCCGGTCTATCATTTCCTTCAGGTTAAAAAAGCCGGAGCCGATTTTATCGCCATTGATCCCTTTTATAATGATTCCTACGGCCTGCTGGAAGCCGATTGGATTCCCACCCGGCCGGCTACGGATACAGCTCTGATGATTGGGGTGGCCCACACCTTAATCGTCGAGGATGATCCCGTCAAAAACCCCTTAATCGACTGGGATTTCCTCAAAAAATATACCATAGGCTTTGACGCCGACTCCATGCCCCCGGGCACCGATGCCAAGGACAACTTCAAAGACTATGTTCTCGGCACCTATGACGGTGTCCCCAAAAATGCGGAATGGGCTGCCGAAATCAGCGGCGTCGCCCCGGACAGAATCCGCTATCTGGCCCGGGCCATGAACAAAAACAAAAAAGTAGCCCTTCTCTATGCCTGGTCTGCCGGAAGAACACAAAATGCCGACAACTTGCCGCAAATGGCGATGATTCTCGGGGCCATGACAGGCCATATGGGGAAATCAGGGCATATGTGCGGAGTGAGCTGCCACAGCGGTGCCGCTAACGGCGGGGATACCTTAGTATCTCCGGGTAAAAACGGCCTGCCTACTGTAGACAATCCTGTCAAAGACAGTATCAACCATACCGAAATGTGGCGGGCCATCGTCGATGGCAAATACAATTTTACAGGCAACAAAAAATTCCTGAAGGGCGAAATGAGAGATATCGATATCCGCCTCATCTACCATGATAATAATGCCCGGCTCCAATCTGCCGACGGCATGACCAAAGGGATCGAAGCTCACCGCAAAGTGGATTTGGTCGTCAGTCACGGTCAGTTCCTCACCACTAACGCCAAGTATTCCGATTTTGTCCTCCCCGTCACCACGGAATGGGAAAAAATCGGCGGTTTTTTGACCGGTAATCGTGAAATGTTGATCATGTATTCCCAAATTACCGAGCCTCTCTACGAGGCCCAAAGTGATGAATGGATTGCCAGAGAACTGGCCAAACGCCTGGGTGTAGATGCTTCTAAAGCCTTTCCCATCGACGCCAAGCAGCAGTTCTTCAACCAAATCGCCGGCAGCACCGTCATTTTGCCCGATGGTAAAACGGCCGCTCCCCTTGTCACCATTACGGCAGAAGACATTGCCCAGTGGGGTGTCCAGGGCAAACCACAGCAAGGCCAGATCAGCCTCAAGGAATTCCAGGAAAAAGGACTCTATCAGATTGAGCGAAAACCGGGAGATAACTACGGCTACATCGCCTTTAAGGATTTCTGCGACGATCCCGAGGCCAATCCCCGTCCTTCCGCCAGCGGTAAATTCGAATTCTACTCACAGGTATTGGCCGACACGGTCAATGCTATGGGCTATAGTGAGATCAAGCCCATACCCACTCATATTCCCCCTGTGGAAGGCTATGAGGCAACCTTTAAAGACTGGCAGGGCAAAATCAAAGGCGACTATCCTTACCAGGTGATCAATCCCCACTACCTCCGCCGCTCCCACACCGTCTTCGATAATGTGCAGTGGCTCAGAGAAACCTGGCCCAATCCGGTCTACATCAGCACCCAGGATGCCAAGGAAAAAGGGCTTGCCGATGGGGATACGGTCTTACTAACCAGCCAGCACGGCAAAACCCTGCGCACCGCCTGCCTTACCGATCGCTTTATGCCCGGCGTCATTGGTCTGCCCCATGGCTCCTGGGTCGATATGGATGAAAAAACCGGCATCGATACCGGAGGAGCGGACAATATTCTCTGCGGACCGGTCTCCACCGGCCAAGGGGTCTCCGGCTGGAACAGCTGCGTCTGCAATATGGAGAAATATTCCGGCGCCTCCCTAATCGCCGATGTGCAAAAACCCCAGCGGATTATTCTCTAA
- a CDS encoding daunorubicin resistance protein DrrA family ABC transporter ATP-binding protein: MSNAIEITDLRKSFSVKAKGRIIKVEAVRGVTLAVKRGEIFGFLGPNGAGKTTTLRMLTTLLPIDEGKGTICGYDLVGQPQEVRRHIGYVSQLGGADWEATGRENLILAGQLYGMKRHDAEQRTGELLAVFELAELADRVVRTYSGGQRRRLEIALGMINRPEVLFLDEPTTGLDPQNRANLWEQIRKLKEGGTTIFLTTHYLDEADALSDRLAIMDCGIIVAEGTPQELKEQISGDVIQIRLADDRTQQAKRLFDKVSFINEIRLEGEDIYLYAKNGAQVLPRIFEMLEAEGVQTQSVSIATPSLDDVFLKQTGRLLRDGKEDIA, from the coding sequence ATGTCCAATGCTATTGAAATTACGGACTTGAGAAAGAGCTTTTCGGTCAAAGCAAAAGGCAGAATCATCAAAGTGGAAGCGGTGCGTGGTGTCACGCTGGCGGTGAAACGAGGTGAGATTTTTGGCTTTCTCGGTCCTAACGGAGCGGGAAAAACCACAACCCTGCGTATGCTGACAACACTTCTGCCGATTGATGAAGGTAAAGGGACTATTTGCGGATATGATCTTGTGGGTCAGCCCCAGGAAGTGCGGCGCCATATTGGCTATGTCAGCCAGTTGGGCGGGGCGGACTGGGAAGCAACGGGGCGCGAAAACCTGATCCTGGCCGGGCAGCTATACGGAATGAAACGGCATGATGCTGAACAACGTACCGGGGAGTTGCTGGCCGTATTTGAATTAGCCGAGCTGGCGGATCGGGTGGTGAGGACCTATTCCGGAGGACAAAGACGCCGGCTGGAAATCGCCCTGGGCATGATCAACCGGCCGGAAGTACTGTTCCTCGATGAACCGACAACGGGGCTTGACCCGCAGAACCGTGCCAATCTTTGGGAGCAAATCCGCAAACTGAAAGAAGGCGGCACGACGATCTTCCTGACGACTCATTACCTGGATGAAGCGGATGCTTTAAGCGACCGGCTGGCTATTATGGATTGCGGAATCATCGTGGCCGAGGGGACCCCCCAGGAGCTCAAGGAGCAGATTTCCGGCGACGTTATTCAAATCCGGCTTGCCGACGATCGGACCCAACAAGCAAAGAGACTATTTGACAAAGTGAGCTTTATCAATGAAATCCGTCTTGAAGGGGAGGACATCTATCTTTATGCTAAGAACGGAGCTCAGGTTCTGCCCCGCATCTTTGAAATGCTGGAAGCCGAAGGTGTCCAAACCCAATCGGTCAGCATAGCCACCCCATCCCTGGATGATGTGTTTCTTAAACAAACGGGAAGACTGTTGCGTGATGGAAAGGAGGACATAGCATGA
- a CDS encoding ABC transporter permease, with amino-acid sequence MKIALETGLLCRRRLLEQIRSPIWLFMGLTTPLLYLALFAPLLGGLPTVGGAGVADAFVPGLLALFALSSGTGIGWIINHELKTGIIERFRVSPVSRFSLLMGNVLKDIVTFLLPALIVIIVVSFAGFHIHAGGLAVLLVLLCLLTAVVSAASSSLGLVAKDIGTIAAVVTGLQLPVTLLAGVLLPISLGPAWLQVLAHLNPLYYVVEASRVLAGGTIWDGKVFWAFGVMIPLLGITLSWAVNVYRKAVA; translated from the coding sequence ATGAAAATCGCTCTTGAAACAGGACTGCTTTGCCGGCGGAGGCTTTTGGAGCAAATCCGCTCGCCCATTTGGCTGTTTATGGGGCTGACAACACCCTTGCTCTATCTTGCTTTGTTTGCACCTCTTTTGGGCGGGCTGCCTACAGTTGGTGGCGCAGGTGTCGCCGATGCTTTCGTACCCGGCTTGCTGGCCTTGTTTGCCTTAAGCAGCGGGACCGGGATAGGCTGGATCATCAATCATGAGCTGAAGACAGGGATTATCGAACGCTTCAGGGTTTCACCGGTCAGCCGCTTTTCCCTGCTGATGGGAAATGTGCTGAAAGACATCGTTACCTTTTTGCTGCCGGCCCTGATCGTGATCATTGTTGTCAGCTTTGCCGGATTTCATATTCACGCCGGCGGGCTTGCCGTACTGCTGGTGCTGCTTTGCCTGCTGACAGCGGTGGTATCTGCCGCAAGCAGCAGTCTGGGGCTTGTAGCCAAGGACATTGGTACCATAGCCGCTGTGGTCACAGGGTTGCAGCTTCCCGTAACCCTGCTGGCAGGGGTTTTGCTGCCTATTTCCCTTGGACCGGCCTGGCTGCAGGTGCTGGCTCATCTGAATCCCCTGTACTATGTGGTGGAAGCTTCCCGCGTCCTGGCCGGCGGCACAATTTGGGATGGGAAAGTTTTTTGGGCCTTTGGGGTGATGATACCCTTACTGGGGATCACCCTCAGCTGGGCAGTCAATGTCTATAGAAAAGCTGTGGCCTAA
- a CDS encoding MATE family efflux transporter has translation MPSVKMNQGNNVLGTQPIPGMIWKFAIPAIISAMTNQVYNLIAQVYIGWSVGDLGIAATNVAFPLAILITALSALFGMGGAAKFGLYMGQGKPEEASQTIGNALVLMVVSGLAVSIAATVFLRPLLYAFGATEAIMTYAIPYTLITNIGIPFGILAVGASYLIRADGSPSFSMLVVLSGVIFNLIAAPVFLFGLEMGIGGVALATTLGQMLSSAVAIYYLRVKFKSVSLKREGFQLRGAVIKGVCALGSAAFFTHLAAAAVQIVQSNALRYYGAQSIYGSEATLAAAGAVIKVMAFLMSVVIGISLGCQPIFSYNYGSKRYDRVKEAYKLAVSYATMVSVIAFLCIQIFPRPILSIFGSGNPLFYDFAVQYMHIYLFMTFANGIQPVTSTFFSSIGKARMGFWMSLVRQVILLMPLLLILPIFWGINGVLWAGPLADGIAVVLVILFAAREMRIMTGLQLKQVPDAGIARNS, from the coding sequence ATGCCGTCCGTCAAAATGAATCAAGGGAATAACGTGCTGGGTACGCAGCCGATCCCCGGCATGATCTGGAAATTTGCCATTCCGGCGATCATTAGTGCTATGACCAATCAGGTCTATAATCTCATTGCTCAGGTCTATATCGGCTGGAGTGTAGGGGATCTAGGCATAGCGGCCACCAATGTGGCTTTTCCCCTGGCGATCCTGATTACTGCTCTTTCCGCCTTGTTTGGGATGGGGGGCGCGGCGAAGTTCGGCCTTTATATGGGTCAGGGCAAGCCGGAGGAAGCAAGCCAAACTATTGGCAATGCCCTTGTTTTAATGGTGGTCAGCGGTTTGGCAGTCAGCATCGCCGCAACGGTTTTCCTGCGGCCCTTGCTGTATGCCTTTGGGGCCACCGAGGCGATTATGACGTATGCTATACCCTATACCCTGATCACCAACATCGGTATTCCTTTCGGAATTCTGGCGGTAGGAGCATCTTACCTGATCCGGGCCGATGGCAGCCCGTCCTTTTCCATGCTGGTCGTACTATCAGGGGTGATCTTTAATCTGATCGCTGCGCCTGTGTTTCTGTTTGGGTTGGAGATGGGGATTGGGGGAGTTGCTTTGGCTACGACCCTGGGGCAAATGCTGTCCAGCGCGGTGGCCATTTACTACCTGCGCGTAAAATTCAAGTCTGTTTCTTTAAAGAGAGAAGGTTTCCAGCTGCGGGGTGCTGTGATCAAAGGGGTTTGTGCCTTGGGATCTGCCGCATTTTTCACCCATTTGGCTGCGGCGGCAGTGCAGATTGTCCAAAGCAATGCCTTGCGCTATTATGGTGCTCAATCCATATACGGAAGCGAGGCCACCCTGGCCGCGGCGGGAGCGGTGATCAAGGTCATGGCTTTCCTCATGTCGGTGGTGATCGGGATATCCCTTGGCTGCCAGCCTATATTTAGTTATAATTATGGCAGCAAGCGGTATGACCGGGTCAAAGAAGCTTATAAGCTGGCGGTTTCCTATGCCACGATGGTTTCGGTCATCGCTTTTTTGTGCATCCAGATCTTCCCCCGCCCTATATTGAGCATTTTCGGGTCCGGCAACCCTTTGTTTTATGATTTTGCCGTTCAGTACATGCATATCTACCTGTTTATGACCTTCGCCAACGGAATTCAGCCGGTGACCTCAACCTTCTTTTCTTCGATTGGCAAAGCCAGGATGGGTTTTTGGATGTCCCTGGTGCGGCAGGTTATACTCTTGATGCCCTTGCTGCTGATTCTGCCCATCTTTTGGGGAATCAACGGCGTTTTATGGGCCGGACCTCTGGCGGACGGCATTGCGGTGGTTTTGGTTATCCTGTTTGCAGCCAGGGAAATGCGCATCATGACCGGGCTGCAGCTTAAGCAAGTACCGGATGCGGGGATTGCCAGGAATAGTTGA
- a CDS encoding TetR/AcrR family transcriptional regulator, producing MMENSTKQEILKTAKDLFNQRGFNAVSLRDISGVMGISKGNLTYHFKKKEDIIEAILDEMSGQYRPPQVPQSLGEMNALFMHLQTLVKDNAFYFWHHAQLAQVSPKIREQQSKVYQTNTKLFRQAFAVFNKDGVLLDEHFLGQYEQIIDSLLLACIYWIPFGELKQKVGQPATFQRQAWGLLYPLLTEKGKKLLQEIIG from the coding sequence ATGATGGAAAACAGCACAAAACAGGAAATATTGAAAACAGCGAAGGACTTATTTAATCAACGAGGTTTCAATGCCGTATCTCTGCGCGATATTTCAGGCGTCATGGGAATCAGCAAGGGAAATCTGACCTATCATTTTAAAAAGAAAGAAGACATTATTGAAGCGATCCTTGATGAAATGTCCGGTCAGTACCGGCCTCCGCAAGTTCCCCAATCACTGGGCGAAATGAACGCTCTGTTTATGCATCTTCAGACGCTGGTGAAAGACAATGCCTTTTATTTCTGGCACCATGCCCAGCTTGCTCAAGTGTCCCCCAAAATACGGGAACAGCAGAGCAAGGTCTATCAAACCAACACCAAATTGTTCAGGCAGGCCTTTGCTGTCTTCAATAAAGATGGAGTGCTCCTTGACGAGCATTTTCTCGGTCAGTATGAACAAATCATCGACTCCCTGCTGCTGGCCTGCATTTATTGGATACCCTTTGGTGAGTTAAAGCAAAAGGTTGGGCAGCCGGCCACATTTCAACGGCAGGCCTGGGGGTTGCTCTATCCCTTGCTTACAGAAAAGGGGAAGAAGCTGTTGCAGGAGATCATAGGATAG
- the abc-f gene encoding ribosomal protection-like ABC-F family protein, which yields MNIVFEGVSKSYHDRMVLQNVSGGINQGEKVGLIGSNGIGKTTLARILAGAETPDQGSIEYTPPNGLIIYLQQYSDFQPGASVYEELYQAVSKNANVYGPLDTMVKKSLHQFEVHESLWGLPAASLSGGEKTKLMLCKTLTRDFDLLILDEPTNHLDMDSAATLARIIKGIKQSVLILSHNRYLLDRVADRIWELTPSGLKAYKGNYSAYKTQKENEEKHTAKEYEKQQLRIRQLTEGIRQRRSWLAGAQKNSDYKNAAKTQASAIKAKEKELARLLSNKIPKPRQALLPAFDFINKFPVQNQKLSPLVIRASQLTKAYGDHTVFTDVSFTMGRGEKAALLGDNGAGKTTLLKILCGVDRDFQGQLSLDPALRIGYFSQEFEELDLGGTILENMKTFDKSAENIRTLLACLLFRKNDVFKKVKGLSMGERCRVAMARLILSGANFLVLDEPTNYLDMGAKEKIEAVLERYAGGILLVSHDGYFVQRMATKIMRLEQGALKIYEGNYDDYLRKRKNEGAQNKGGLDLVTIRNRILQLECDLACLGGKLNQRLGEEDKKSLHEEYLRKAQEVNALRKLL from the coding sequence ATGAATATAGTATTTGAGGGAGTGTCTAAAAGTTATCATGACAGGATGGTCCTGCAAAATGTCAGCGGTGGCATAAATCAAGGGGAGAAGGTTGGTCTGATTGGCAGCAATGGCATAGGGAAAACGACCCTTGCCAGGATCCTGGCCGGTGCGGAAACCCCGGATCAGGGCAGCATTGAGTATACGCCCCCTAATGGGCTGATCATCTATCTGCAGCAATACTCCGATTTTCAACCAGGTGCCTCCGTGTATGAGGAACTCTATCAAGCAGTCAGTAAAAATGCCAATGTCTACGGACCGCTGGACACCATGGTAAAGAAATCCCTGCATCAATTCGAGGTCCATGAATCTTTGTGGGGGCTCCCGGCAGCAAGTTTGAGCGGCGGCGAAAAAACCAAGCTGATGCTCTGTAAAACCCTGACCAGGGATTTTGACTTGCTGATTCTTGATGAGCCTACCAATCATTTGGATATGGATAGTGCGGCGACCTTGGCAAGGATTATCAAAGGGATCAAACAATCTGTTTTAATCCTGTCCCACAACCGGTACCTGCTGGACCGTGTGGCAGACCGGATCTGGGAACTGACGCCCTCAGGTTTGAAAGCCTATAAAGGCAATTACTCCGCATATAAAACCCAAAAAGAAAATGAAGAGAAGCATACCGCCAAAGAGTATGAAAAGCAGCAATTGCGAATCAGGCAGTTGACCGAAGGGATTCGCCAGCGAAGAAGCTGGCTGGCCGGCGCTCAAAAAAACTCCGACTATAAGAATGCCGCCAAAACTCAGGCCAGCGCCATTAAAGCCAAAGAAAAAGAGCTGGCCCGGTTATTAAGCAACAAAATCCCCAAACCCCGGCAAGCCCTCCTCCCGGCCTTTGACTTTATCAACAAATTTCCTGTTCAGAACCAGAAGCTGTCGCCCCTTGTCATACGCGCCAGCCAATTAACGAAGGCCTATGGAGACCATACCGTCTTTACCGATGTATCCTTTACCATGGGCAGGGGTGAAAAGGCAGCTTTGCTGGGGGATAATGGAGCGGGAAAAACCACGCTTTTAAAAATTCTCTGTGGGGTTGACCGCGATTTTCAAGGACAGCTCTCCCTGGACCCGGCTCTGCGCATCGGTTACTTTTCCCAGGAATTTGAAGAACTTGACCTGGGCGGTACGATCCTGGAAAACATGAAAACCTTCGATAAATCGGCAGAAAATATCCGAACCCTGCTGGCCTGCCTTCTCTTCAGGAAAAACGATGTTTTTAAAAAGGTTAAGGGGCTGAGTATGGGGGAAAGGTGCCGGGTCGCCATGGCCAGGCTGATTCTCTCCGGAGCCAATTTTCTGGTTTTGGATGAACCGACCAATTATTTGGATATGGGGGCTAAGGAAAAAATCGAAGCGGTCCTGGAGCGCTATGCAGGCGGCATTTTGTTGGTTTCTCACGATGGGTATTTTGTCCAAAGGATGGCCACGAAAATTATGCGGTTGGAGCAGGGAGCGTTAAAGATCTATGAGGGAAATTATGATGATTATCTGCGCAAGAGAAAAAATGAAGGGGCACAGAATAAGGGCGGGTTGGATTTGGTGACAATTCGCAACCGCATTCTCCAGCTTGAATGTGACTTGGCCTGCCTCGGCGGAAAGCTCAATCAAAGATTGGGAGAAGAGGATAAAAAAAGCCTTCATGAAGAGTATCTGCGCAAAGCCCAAGAGGTGAATGCCTTACGAAAACTTTTGTAA
- a CDS encoding MerR family transcriptional regulator, with protein MMLYTVKEVAGLAGVTVKTLHHYHKIGLLKPCEITDAGYRLYGAEELERLQQILFYRELDFSLSDIQKALEDQPGRLMCLTKQQELLIARRQRLDCLLKTIGESIVLTKKGEIMEKSAMFQGLNADAWNTALAEQSQYLKDHYGYELPKVETEQAQEMNDSAAEAKQFMDFLAEALRAGWKGNDPRLQKKIEEHLAFLKDHGHPVDAQTFAAQARFFLEDDFHRGMLESQQLGLCYYLCIAAEMYAAANQ; from the coding sequence ATGATGCTGTACACGGTTAAAGAAGTCGCCGGATTGGCGGGAGTTACGGTCAAAACACTCCATCACTATCACAAAATAGGATTGCTCAAGCCCTGTGAGATCACGGATGCCGGCTATCGTCTCTATGGGGCGGAGGAATTGGAGCGTTTACAGCAGATCTTGTTCTACCGTGAGCTTGATTTTTCCCTCAGCGATATCCAAAAAGCCCTGGAGGACCAACCGGGCCGCTTGATGTGTCTGACCAAACAACAGGAACTGCTTATAGCGCGCAGGCAGAGACTGGATTGTTTGCTGAAGACCATTGGCGAGTCGATTGTTCTCACCAAGAAAGGAGAAATTATGGAAAAATCAGCAATGTTTCAGGGACTTAACGCCGATGCCTGGAATACCGCTCTGGCGGAGCAAAGTCAATACCTTAAGGATCACTATGGGTATGAGCTGCCCAAAGTAGAGACTGAGCAAGCCCAGGAGATGAACGATAGTGCCGCTGAAGCCAAGCAGTTTATGGATTTCCTGGCCGAGGCCCTGCGGGCCGGCTGGAAAGGGAATGATCCCAGGCTGCAAAAAAAGATAGAGGAGCATTTGGCCTTTTTAAAGGACCATGGACATCCTGTCGATGCCCAGACCTTTGCCGCTCAAGCCAGATTCTTTTTGGAGGATGATTTTCATCGCGGTATGCTGGAAAGTCAGCAGCTGGGGCTTTGCTACTACCTCTGCATCGCCGCGGAAATGTATGCAGCTGCCAATCAGTAA